The window GCTAGctagttcattcattcatttttacaatacaataaagAGTTTTAGattaaaacaactttttcttggttttataTTGGTTGTACCTGACATGTAAACAGTACAAGTCTAACTATGAAGAGAAAATAGCTATTTTTTTGCAATATATGAGAGAAATTTACATACCTTTCATTCATCAGTCAAGGTCATTTGGGATCCTTTAGATGATGCAATATCCTGTTTACTCATCTCTCTattcaattcaaaataaaagttgtaTGAATGCAGTTGCGCCACCCTGACATTTCAGATATGCAGATTTCCAGacaaagttgtttttaatattccaAACAATTTAAGAacaattaaactattaaactttgtttatttgaaagGTTTTCAATATAAAATTATGCCCCCATATTAATGttatattaattcatattttaaattacatatttaatacatttcatataGTGTTAACTTGCTCAGACGGTTGTGCCACCTGACATTTTGAGGGTTTGAGATGGAAAAacgtaaaatatatataatttatatgatAAACTGGAAATATGTTCAAATTAAATAGGTTTCATAGAATAAAATGATGCTTATTatgaatcatttaaaattatttaaaaccaAAGTAGTGCCCTCGGACACAAAAATCTGCATGTCACGTCATTGAcccatatatatttaaaatactgatatatatatatacaagtttcaatgtatttatttgtaaaactgttttacatttgttcaaatggtttagtattttttttgtggagTGGACAATGCATTTTTGAACACCATAAATTACTCACAAATTATaatacacttttgttttttatttttatatgattgtCTCTCCAtacccatcacttacattgtaagtgcattatgaagggatcttctaatggtcggtatgaacaggaggaatgattacaccAAGAAAaccctgtttcagtgttcatttgggaacctgactgttgttttaagacagacttgaaaaattgtgaacctgttctTTAAGTATCACAGAAACACTAGTGTGGTTGTAGATTCTTGTTACTCCCTACTTTCAACAGAGCATCCAGAAGTGAAGATCATTTCTGATacacttcttttaaaaaatagccaaaataaataaagacatttgaagCTAATAGTGCAAATATTACATGtattaaaatgctaattaaACCTTGTCTACAAAGACACCTACAgtgctacataatgtttttatggaCATTTCAATATTGTTTTGCTATTAAAAAGAATTTTATGAACTTTGTATCAAACATTTTTGCCTATTTTGACTTTTCCATTTGCCTCAAAGGAAAACAGATCAAGTATTCCAACTTACAGTGGGTGAAGTGGTAACATAAGTTTTCAATTTTGGTTGAAGAATTCCTTTAAAAAGGTTTTGGTTACAGTATCAtatgtttttcaaaatattaagaccacattttcttcttcttctttcggCTGTTCCCATTAAGGGTCACCATAGCAgatcatctgtttctatctcttcctgtcctctgcatcTACCTGTCGCACCAACCACCCGCATGTCTTCCCTCACCATATCCATGAACCTCCTCTTTggtcttcctcttttcttcttgcCTGGCAGCTCCATCTTCAGCATCCTTCTCCCAATATAACCAGCATATCTCCTCCGCACATGTCCAAACCATCTTAATCTCACCTCTCTAGCTATGTCTTCAAACCGTCCCACCTGAGCTGTCCCTGTAATATACTCATTCCTAATCCTGTCCATCCTCGACACTCCCAACAAAAATCTTAGCATCTTCAAGTCTGCCACCTGCAGCTCCGCCTCCAAACCatacaacatataaatatattaatgtgtttgttttatccaGGAGGGAACAGCGATAGGTTAAAACAGTAGTCTGAGCATGCATTAATAATTGATACAGGTAGAGGAAGCTGctcaaatttaaaaatagtGTTGAATAACAAACATCAAAATTCCATATCAGGCACATTGTATATATATCatgttttccaaaaaaatgGTTTGATTTGGCTGCCATGCttttttaatcaatacattttaaaatatttttttcgtCCAAGGTCAAAAATGAACCATCACACTCTACTTTTTAAATGGTGTCAGAAATATATGATTTATCagaattttaaaacataaaaatcaccAAATATAAAAATCATCAAAGTTGGAGTTGTAAGGCTTAATCAGACTATGATGTCCTGTTGACTCTCTCACTCTCGGGTTTATCATTGAAAGCTTGAAGTGCCTCCTGCGTCCCATACAATATAGTAGATGACAAGAGCTTTTATTAAACTAATGGACTTTGTAACTTAACAGGATATAACAAGTACTGTGTAAATACTGCACTTCCTTCCAGGAATTAGTAAGAAATGAATAGATGAAAACTGCTTATCATTTATTTGCAGATGATATCctcttttcatttaaacctaGTGAGACTTTTAGGTTATCTAGGCTCCTTCACTGTACAAACACTGTTAGGGACTGGACGGCAGAAACTTTTATACAGCTTGATGCTGATAGAATGGAAGTTCTGATTGTTCACCAGAAACGTTGTTTAGGGGTAATATTTGATCAATCCTCATTGATCGACACCCATGTTAAGCAGCTGATTAGatcttgttttttccacttaaGAAATAGTAGAAAACTCAGATCTGTGGTTTCAACTGCTGAACTAGAGATGCTTATACATGCCTTTATCTTATCTCGCATTGACTACTGTAACACACTTTTCTCCTCACTTAGTATGTCTGACAATCCAGAATGCTGCTACAAGACGACTCACTAGGTCAAACAAGCGATCTCATATTACCCCTATACTTAAatctcttcactggctccctgttGCATATAGGATCCAGTTTTAAATTCTCATTCTCACTTACGGAGCGTTGCATGGTGAGGCTTCTGCATAGGTGGCTGATCTACTACACCCTTACTCATCAGCTCACTCTCTTAGGTCAAATATGCTAAACTTGCTGTCTGTCCTACATACCCTTCTTAAGACCCGTGGTGATCGAGCTTTTGGGCTGTGGCACATGAACTATAGAATACTCTGCCTGGTTACTCAGCAACCAGTATGTAGCGGatcatcattttatgttttttattgtgtttttttattgtgtcgtggttttattttgttgtgtactttgtgttttagttTTGCACTTTCTTATCACATGTCTTTGATGTTCACTTCATCTACTATGTTCTCTTcctcactttttattttgttttataccTTGTAATGATAAGcgctgtacaaataaaatttaataacTTACTTACTTACGCATGTAGGGAATTGGTTTTATAACCTGAAGAACAAAGTCATACCTAGAGTGGTTACAATTACATTGCGCAAGTGCAATAGAGTGCTCATTGTCTTTCAGATCGGATGACAGAGGGAGTCAACATGTGGGATGCTTAGTCATCTCTCCCTTCGTGCCAcatcttccttccttctcttaCTGTATCTAGTTAGAGTTTCCTGCAAATCAAGCCCTTGCTGAcattcatgactgtagagcaatttTCATGCAAACTGATACTGATATACTTCTTCAAAGAATGTAGGGTGCCAGGAATTGGTCATGTGCAGAGATAGGACAAGCCTATTTTAGAAAAATGTAGCTCCTTCTGTGTGAGGATTTTGTGTGcggctgtgtgagtgtgttggtgTTAAGGAAGTTCATACAGTAGGTGACACCTGAAGATGGTAGAGAATGGGAAAGGATACTGTTGACAAAAGCTGAGGCTCATAACAATAATGTTTGCTGATGTTTGCTGTCAGTTGCATGATAGTAAAGCAAATACTGCTGGTTCTGGGAGAAAAGAGCCAGGCTGCAGGTTGGCAGCAACCAAGACCCAGCAGTGACCTGCAACTGCATTGCGCCTGTCTTATACCTACAGTACTGCAATCACAGTGGGGGGCTCTGGGCTGCAAAGCTAGGTCTCATTCACAACAAATAGCAGCTGTCGCTGTCCCAGCTCATGAGTCTGTGTGAATGTTCcattatgctagtagcagctaatgtagcctggagctgctagccttaAGCAGAGATGAGCAGCAGGCTGCAGAGGTCTGCTAACTTctcttctttctaactccatgcccttagattttttttctttttctaacttgtagtcttcagacCCAACCAATGCTCACTCAAGTGACGTCACTAGAGACAATTTATCAAGCTTCACACAACTCCCTTTGGAGATGCAATAGGCTTTATACcgcttttttcacatatgcagcaGTACAGGCTGTTCATGGCTGTAGGGGCCTTGTTAAGAGGGGCAGCTGGATGGAAAATGCGAGCAGAGAGGACACAGTGTCACAGCATCACAGTCTGCATGGTGGAAAGCAACTGAAAGAGGGAGAGTTATAGGGGGCTAGACATGGCTTGATCCCCGCAATCAGCAGTGTGCTCAGAAAGATGCGAAAACTCATCGTATTTGTGCGAAGGATTAATTTCACAGGGAAATGGCTCTTTCATCCCTGTTCTCGCGGTAGTGTTTGCGTGGTCGCTATCACTTGTCAGAGGCGGTGAGTTACATGGTGGCCACATATCAGGGATTGAGTGCACATTACTTGAAACTCTGGCGTCACCAGTAAACACAGAAGTGTTAGTGTTGACCAGGAGGTGATGGAAGTAATGAAGCTGTCTCGCCACCAATTCTCCTCATAGAGGCTGCCGCTGTGAGCACCTGGCTTGCTCAGTGTCGGCCACCTGGCCAGAAAAATGGAGGGGGGGCTGAGAGGAGACAGACCCAGACGGAATCCTCAAGGGACGGGAAACCCTTGGCAACACCAGGTGGCTTGTTAGTGAAAAATTGGTACAATGGGGGTCAGGTGACACAGGGTCtctggtttgttgttttttgaggTAGCTGCCATGAACCAACAATGTCAGCAATTTGTTTCATCGGTCTCCCAGGTACGTTCATGAACACCTGACTCTGAATCGCCCTGGGGATGAATACAATTactaaatttgatttaattgaaaACTCAAAACTAAGGGTAATGGagattttgattttttagttCCCAGGCTCTGGAACAGCCTTTCTGTAAACGGTCAGCAATGTGGACTGTTTCTTGTACAGACAGGTCTTTCTTTAATATTGTGTCTGCTGTCTCAGTTTGTTAGTTGGTCATATGCTCTGTTTTCATCAATTTGTAAAGCAATTTGTGAAGCTTGCTCTAGGCAAGTGCcacataaataaactttacttattTAAACTGCTTCCGATACTGTTAGTAGATATCGTTGCTTTTGGCTCAACAACCTTTAATCCTTGCAACAAAGGCCACTTTTTGCAGGACTTTGATGATTTGGATACTACTCTTTTAGGACGAAATTTGCTAAGAGGTGATTTGCTAGGAAACTTGTACATTTTTGGAACATTTCCTGTTCAACATatcaatttctctctctctctctctctctctctccttccattCAACCCTCTCAATCACCCTCAGCTCTGTCTTTTCTGCAGCAACACAGCTtcacagaggagaaaagaagagaaagatcCACATCAAGCACCACAGAGCTTCCAGTGATCCACAATCATGATGCCCCGTTGCAGAGTGAACCTCAGCACCATGATTTTCCTGGTGATCCTGCAGGGGGCAGCAGTGGTGCTGTTCTGCGGCTGGTATGTCCAGCTCAGCCCCTGCGGCTCCGCCCCATCCAACGGCAAAGTTCACGTGCTGCTGTTGTCGTCGTGGCGATCAGGCTCGTCCTTCTTGGGTCAGGTGTTCAGTCAACACCCATCTGTTTTCTATCTTATGGAGCCTGCTTGGCATGTGTGGACCAAACTGCAGAAGCCCAGTGCGCGGGCACTCCGAATGGCTGTGAGGGATCTACTACGTAGCATATTCCAGTGTGATTTTGCAGTGATGGAGGCCTACCTGCCAGAGCACCACAACGTGTCCTCCTTGTTCATGTGGAGTCACAGTAGAGCACTGTGCTCACCTCCAGCCTGTACTCTCACGCCACGCAACCAGATCAGCAACCAGACTCAATGCTTCCAGGCGTGTGATGCTAGGGGCCTTCTGGGGGTGGAGGAGGCCTGTGGTACTTACAGTCACGTGGTGTTAAAAGAAGTTCGATTTTTTGAACTGGAATCCCTCTACCCGCTCTTACAGGACCCAAGCCTAGACCTCCGCATCATCCATCTGGTTCGAGACCCACGGGCTGTTGTGCGGTCCAGAGAGGAGTCAGCCAAAGCTTTTGTCAGTGATAACGCAGTCGTCTTGGAGCAGAGGAGCATACCAGCAGCCGAGGTGCAGTATCAAGTCATGCAGGAGATCTGCCGTAGCCACGTGCGCATCAATGAGAGGGCCATACTGAAGCCCCCTCCCTTTCTAAAAGGCCGCTACAAAATGGTCCGCTATGAGGATGTGGCACGAAACCCCCTTGGGGAAATAACTGCCATGTATGACTTTGTAGGTCTGGACATGACCAGACAGCTGGAGGAATGGATCTACAAGGCGACCCATGGAAAAGGTAAAGGCTCCAAGAAAGAGGCCTTCAAAATCACTTCACGAAACGCTGCAGACGTCTCCCAGGCTTGGCGTACCGCGCTGCCACACAACAAGGTCAAGCGTATCCAGGAAGTGTGTAAGGGGGCTATGTCATTGCTCGGGTACAGGACAGTTAACAGTGAAAAAGAGCAGAAGAGACTTGACATTGATCTGCTGGTGCCACGCGAACCGTATCAGTTCAGCTGGTTACCAGCCAAAACAGAGCATCccagtaaaagataaaacatgaatGACAGAGACTTTGTCACAGAGACACTACTGTGGACTGAAGTCTATATTCTATACAGGCTTTATTGGTTGTATGGGTCTATAGTGAGTGCTATCACAGACTGATTCCTCAACTCAGGGAACACTGGTATGATGTCCAAGGTTAAAGCGATGATTTGTGATTAATACACACCTAACACTCAGTGAGAGGATTGTAGTGTGAAATTGACTATTCATCACCTGATGTTCAGAGCTGCACATCAGCTGTCATATCTGGCTTGTGTGTAAAACACAagttttacagtaattatactACTCTGGTTGGCACAACCCAGTCTTTACATCTAATATCAAAAGATTTTACAATTTGGGTGAGTTGCCGTTGTGAAGTATTCGTGGACCTACCACAAAAGCATGGCCACATTAATAAAACCAATAATTTGGTAGAAAACATAAGGAAGCTGACAGATAATTACATGGTctggacaaacaaacacaagaatcttttgtttgatatttatatttgatattttcataCTAGCACTGTATAGTTGCTTTCCACTTTGTGTGTACAGTTTGTGAATTGTGTGGGCCCATAATGGTGATAGAGTGCACTCTTGTCTGCACTAGGTGAACCTGGGCCTGGGTTTTGCATAGTGCAAGCATTCTAGTGGTGACAGGTAGTCAGAATATAGTCAGCAGTCCTGTGCTTGTGTAACACAAGATTCACAGCACATGTTTCAGTCTGAGACATCAGTGTGTAATGGAGCTGCTCCTATCAGTCAGTGATTATCAGAGAACTGATGTAAATTCACTCAATTTGAATCCACATTGCTTTAAGCTCGGCATCATGCCAGTGTCCCCTGAAGACCTGATCTATCCCAACAGGAGACTGTTGATCAGTGACGAAGCGAAGCCAGTCTGAGGCCAGTAATGTCACTGAGACAGGATGTTAGTTGACGTTATTTGGGGAGGACAGGAAGCATACTTAACATTGTTagccaaaacactgaaaaggtTTCACTTATATTTTTATGTCCTGAGTTAGAATCAGTGAAAGTACATTTGTGTATTAAAGCTCTACTAGGCAGAAATACACAAAGTGGGTCTAAAACTGAGACTATGTAGATacatctttcatttttcatctttcatctttcatttcaGGTGTCAGTGTGGTCACTGTTGGAAAATAATATCATtaatccaacaggaagtgacatatCAAAACTGAAGGTCAAATTTGATTGTGGAACCTTCATCTCATTGACCTAGTTATGTTTTGGCATCTGAAATGTCGaacaaagttaaaacatttaCCTCTTCCTCCTGCTTGTAGTGCAGTACCTCACTTACTGTGGCTTAGTTATTAAAATGGAGTCCGACATGATTGCTGTTCAGTAGTTGCATTAAGATGTTTACTCAAACTGGCTAACTGTAAATCTGCCTCCTGGAATCTCccatttatttatgtctgtttacaggaattgttctttttttattgattgattaataattgattaattttatttttcatactttAAATGCCTAGTGTTTTGAGTAGAGTACTTTGACAGTGATTAAGGATCAAAGCATTTAGTCAATAGTAGAACGTTAAATCATGTTGATTTACATCTTCAGAGccaaattaaaaagacaacttAACTACTGTTAGTAGTTAGTGTTCagtttctttgtgctttctgtCAATATTGATCaattatagaaaaaaatatagaaaaaaagcatcaaagcaTCCCTAGGACTTGTCATATTATGAACATAATCatccattattatttttcatgtgaagcagAACTGTttaaacaatatatattttcctGTTGTACTTTATTCTCAAACCCAAGCTGTGTCCCATTTGCACACTGCTGTATATACAAATACTACAAAGAATACACTACTATGTTGTACTGCAGAATATTCTCTGTGGGCAGTTAGTATACAATCAGTTTTGTAAAGCTACTGCCACTTTCAAATTTACaaacttaaagctgcaacaatacatatttttatattaccaATAAATAGTAAATTACTATGTGTAATATGAAAGGGGTCATTCATAgagacaaacccacagagagtTATGCAGTTCCCTTAGCTTTATGTGGCATTTTACTATCTTTAAGCTCCTTAGTTTAGTTCAATAACACAGCTTTAacaaagagaaagcaaaatatttttctaaGGAAACAAAAAGGTTTTTTGAGACACATCCGGAGCTGTCtccacacttttcatttttatgtctaAATTTATTCCAGTCAtgagttgctcttctgtttatGAGTTCATCAGAACTACATTCATAAAACAAGCATATTTGatatgcacatttacagcttTGCGTATCCTCATTGTATCCGTTTTTCATTGTGAGCTTACTGTACATTCAAATCCTAGATAAAAGTAGCATTGTGGTATAGAGCTGGGACACCGGGACGGTTTAGTTTTAGTGGTGCAGGAAATTAAAAACAGGTCCTTATTGGGGTGGAGCcacagagcagctagcatggcAACATGTACAATGTGATTCTAATAAGAAAAGAGCATCTAAAGAGAAATTCCACCCTAAAGGACTGTTGTAACATAGCTCATCAGAAATACAATACCACAATATCCTGAAATTAAACAGTGTAAGGTGGATTATTCCTTTACCATCACTGCCATTTGACATTTGCTCAAGTTAGCACCAGCACTTGAATTGGCTCGATCAGCTGTGATGATAGGGTCCTGTTGAAGTAAAATGATAGTTCAACATGTCACAGTGTGCTTTGAAAGCGTAACTGTCAGTAAGACTTAACATTGCTGAAGATGAGGGTCTGTGTTGctgtgctctgtgtgtctgccagAGACTTCTGCAGCATGTGGAACAGAGTGTTCACTGAGTACACTAtgttctgtcagtgtgtgtgtgtgtgtgtgtgtgtgtgtgtgtgtgtgtgtgtgtgagggagagggagagtgCATGTACACAGATGCTTATGGATTTTCCGACAGAGGATTATATTGCATGCTGTCCTGTCAGGTATTCCACTCTTTGCATTAATCAGTATGTGTTTAGCTCTGTGTGTTCTGACAAAAGTGTTGAAAAGAGAGAAGTGAACTGAGCACTGTGTTCTTCTATCAGTGCTTAACAGGCTATTGTTTGATATCAGTCATCTTAGAGAGGGTTTTCCCCTTTATCGCTCCTTATCACTCAATTTTCTATCCATGTTGATAGTGTATCACcagcaataaaaaataaaaataagactcAATGTCCCCACTTTGAACTACCAATTTTattgatcaaataaaaaaatacaatggagcatttaaaaaaaaaaatagatttcaaGCCACAGTCTTAATGGACCATACTGGTGTTTTTGCAGGTTTTATTCAATTTACTGCAAATCACACACTTTTTTAATGgcattttgaatgtgttttcctACCTTTAAGGCAATTGTGAGATAATAatattattgtaatattatttataatattgtaaATTCCCTGTTATGGAGCTCAAGCAAGCGTCACGTTCGTTTTGATGCTGCCCAGAAGGTGAGAAAACAGACAATCAGatgctttggaaaatgattATGAAAAGTCTGATTTGTAATAAAATGGT is drawn from Thunnus thynnus chromosome 5, fThuThy2.1, whole genome shotgun sequence and contains these coding sequences:
- the chst6 gene encoding carbohydrate sulfotransferase 6, producing the protein MMPRCRVNLSTMIFLVILQGAAVVLFCGWYVQLSPCGSAPSNGKVHVLLLSSWRSGSSFLGQVFSQHPSVFYLMEPAWHVWTKLQKPSARALRMAVRDLLRSIFQCDFAVMEAYLPEHHNVSSLFMWSHSRALCSPPACTLTPRNQISNQTQCFQACDARGLLGVEEACGTYSHVVLKEVRFFELESLYPLLQDPSLDLRIIHLVRDPRAVVRSREESAKAFVSDNAVVLEQRSIPAAEVQYQVMQEICRSHVRINERAILKPPPFLKGRYKMVRYEDVARNPLGEITAMYDFVGLDMTRQLEEWIYKATHGKGKGSKKEAFKITSRNAADVSQAWRTALPHNKVKRIQEVCKGAMSLLGYRTVNSEKEQKRLDIDLLVPREPYQFSWLPAKTEHPSKR